A window of Oncorhynchus tshawytscha isolate Ot180627B linkage group LG10, Otsh_v2.0, whole genome shotgun sequence contains these coding sequences:
- the LOC112259762 gene encoding mucin-17-like, which yields METNSPYIEKYNDKTSTEYTDKVKNFTTEMEEYYKSKGIRNFTVENLTLSNWSAITIPLGRGIEEKRMENSLYNPKAGSYRVKIKHNIILTVLNEPGAEQQYKNFVDNVNLALANIKLCSALNSGCPTFTVESVEDVQETPLDEKAVCQKTINLDFAKYFEPYNKDGKLLCLTACDPRHNNTKNCNSGICEVTRAGLSCNCKNTNSIWYLADCNHPIHKAGLYAGISITAGVVLVIFGVLIVFLVVNKKKEKRNKDTKQEMVNQWLEDDFEWPTPNTRSTTTPHPGTYDNPAYTNGVSNIYQHSSGPLPTYNPNPQSSERYPPPYYPSEPHNQMHSSPSNQPVRINRPQIRTSYDL from the exons ATGGAAACTAATTCCCCGTACATAGAAAAATATAACGACAAAACTTCAACTGAATACACAGACAAGGTCAAGAATTTCACAACAGAG ATGGAGGAATACTACAAGAGTAAAGGGATACGGAATTTCACAGTGGAAAACTTAACTCTGAG TAATTGGTCAGCTATAACCATACCCTTGGGACGTGGTATAGAGGAGAAAAGG ATGGAAAACTCCTTGTACAACCCCAAGGCAGGATCATATCG TGTGAAGATCAAACACAATATCATTCTGACGGTTCTGAATGAACCAGGAGCTGAGCAACAGTACAAGAACTTCGTAGACAACGTTAATTTAGCTTTGGCGAATATCAAATTGTGTTCAG CTCTTAACTCAGGATGTCCTACGTTTACTGTTGAGTCAGTGGAGGACGTACAAGAAACGCCACTTGATGAGAAAG ctgtATGTCAGAAAACAATCAACCTTGATTTTGCTAAATACTTTGAGCCTTACAATAAAGACGGGAAGTTGCTCTGTTTGACGGCATGTGACCCCAGACATAATAACACTAAAAACTGCAACAGCGGTATCTGTGAAGTAACCAGAGCCGGACTGTCATGCAA CTGTAAAAACACAAACTCAATCTGGTACCTGGCTGACTGTAACCACCCGATCCACAAGGCTGGGTTATATGCCGGAATCAGTATAACTGCCGGGGTTGTCCTGGTGATATTTGGTGTCCTGATAGTGTTCCTGGTGGTGAACAAGAAAAAGGAAAAGAG gAATAAAGACACTAAGCAGGAGATGGTAAACCAGTGGCTTGAGGATGACTTTGAATGGCCCACACCCAACACCAGGTCCACCACAACACCTCACCCAG GGACGTACGATAACCCAGCATACACCAACGGGGTGTCAAATATCTACCAACACTCAAGCGGTCCTCTTCCAACCTATAATCCCAACCCACAGTCGAGCGAAAGATACCCTCCACCATACTACCCCTCAGAGCCCCACAACCAAATGCACAGCTCCCCAAGCAACCAGCCT GTAAGGATCAACAGACCGCAGATCAGAACATCTTATGACTTGTAG